A portion of the Halalkalicoccus subterraneus genome contains these proteins:
- a CDS encoding DUF5800 family protein, whose protein sequence is MTTISIDDEGVDVLYEGTEFRLERELIEEATEKRYWDVTDHEILQIIERNPELTGEPRRVGDIVR, encoded by the coding sequence ATGACGACGATCTCCATCGACGACGAGGGTGTCGACGTACTCTACGAGGGAACCGAGTTCCGCCTCGAACGCGAGCTGATCGAGGAGGCCACCGAGAAACGCTACTGGGACGTCACCGACCACGAGATCCTCCAGATCATCGAGCGCAACCCCGAACTCACCGGCGAACCCCGGCGCGTCGGCGACATCGTCCGGTAG
- the cysE gene encoding serine O-acetyltransferase translates to MLRVLRRLHEDVRTAKAKDPAAKSTLEVLLAYPGLHAIWTYRIAHALWTRGFGLAGRLLSHYARFLTGVEIHPGAEIGRRFFIDHGMGVVIGETTQIGDDVMLYHGVTLGGDSLADEKRHPTLEDGVTVGAGSTLLGPIVLGEGASVGAGSVVLDSVPGNCTVVGNPAKLAGDCAEDDSVTLGTPN, encoded by the coding sequence ATGCTTCGAGTTCTCCGAAGACTGCACGAGGACGTACGAACGGCGAAGGCGAAGGATCCGGCGGCAAAGAGCACGCTCGAAGTCCTGCTGGCGTATCCGGGCCTGCACGCGATCTGGACATATCGGATCGCACACGCGCTGTGGACCCGTGGGTTCGGCCTCGCCGGTCGGCTCCTCTCGCACTACGCCCGCTTTCTCACGGGCGTCGAGATCCACCCCGGCGCCGAGATCGGCCGACGATTCTTCATCGACCACGGGATGGGCGTCGTGATCGGCGAGACGACCCAGATCGGCGACGACGTGATGCTGTATCACGGCGTGACCCTCGGCGGGGACTCCTTAGCGGACGAGAAACGCCACCCGACCCTCGAAGACGGCGTCACCGTCGGGGCCGGCTCGACCCTGTTGGGCCCGATCGTGCTGGGCGAGGGCGCAAGCGTCGGCGCCGGTTCAGTCGTTCTCGATTCGGTACCCGGCAACTGCACGGTCGTGGGCAACCCCGCCAAACTCGCCGGCGACTGTGCCGAGGACGACTCGGTCACCCTGGGAACGCCGAACTAA